The window AACGCGCTGGAAATTTCTTATAAATGGgagatcatttttttattataaattctCACTCCGCTTCGGAGCACACTGTTTGCTTTCATTTgcttcacagagagagagagagagagagagagagagagagagagagatggatcaTCCAGCAAACGAGATCGAGGAACTGGGAGATCCAGCAGATCAAAAAGACACAATCATATCCGTTGCAGGGCCGGTCGGAGCGGAACAGTTTATGCGTTATGGACTGACTTCACCCCCAAGAAACTCCCGTGAAGCCGGCCCTGTTGATGCCGAAGCAGGATCGCACAGTAAGGCAGTAACTTACTGCTTGGCCCGCGTTAGGAGCCAACTAggggaaagggaaagggaaagaagcTTCCCAGCCAGGACCTCGTCTCGCACCATCTTTAGGATCCCTCCAACTCTTCGCGGGATCAATCCTAAGGCCGAAAAACCTGAGATTGTATCTATAGGCCCGTACCACAGGGGCCGGGAGGATTTGCTCGAGTTCGAAGAGCACAAGTGGTTCTTCCTCAAGAGGTTCCTTCACCGCACGTCCTTGAAGATGGAAAGTCTTGTCATATCCGTGGCACGCCTAGAGAGTTCTGCCCGGCGCTGCTACTCGGAGCCTGTGCTCATGTCGAGTGGTGACTTCCTGGAGATGATGCTACTGGATGGTTGCTTTGTGCTGGAACTCCTATTCCACTTTTTCAGGAGCGGTAATGCGATTGACGAAGACGACCCCATCTTTACACAACCTTGGGATAATCCCGATTCTCATCAGGGATTTGCTGAAGCTCGAGAACCAGGTTCCGTACTTGCTTCTCGAGACGGTGTTTTCCTCCTCAGGCTTATTAACGGTCATCGGGCTGGAAAAAGAAACTTTGGGCACGCTCTTTCTGAAAATGTTCGATCTGTTTACCCAATACCCGCGGAGTTTCTCAAATGTTACGGATATGCCCAGTGCCATCATTTACTTGACCTGTTTTACATGACTCTCTTTCCGATTAACGGGATCCACAGCAACTACCCACAGAAGTACCGACCGTCCGATCAATCCGTACCATGTGTGACCCAGCTTAGGCTTTCCGGAATCAAATTCAAGTCCAGGAAGACGCAAAACTTCCTGAACATAAGCTTCGAGAAACGGGTGCTCGAGATACCATCCATCACCATCAACGACTTCACGACCACCGTGCTGATAAACTGCATCGCCCTGGAACAATGCCAGGAAACAGCCACCAGTACATCACTGATTACATCTCCTTCATGACCTGCCTCATCAATCAGCCAAAAGACGTGTCTCTCCTTTGTTCAGATGGGATCATCACAAGATTTTCTGAAGACAACCAATATGTTGCTAATTTGTTCAATAAGCTTGGGAAGAGCATCGTTTTCA of the Eucalyptus grandis isolate ANBG69807.140 chromosome 10, ASM1654582v1, whole genome shotgun sequence genome contains:
- the LOC104423414 gene encoding UPF0481 protein At3g47200, coding for MDHPANEIEELGDPADQKDTIISVAGPVGAEQFMRYGLTSPPRNSREAGPVDAEAGSHSKAVTYCLARVRSQLGERERERSFPARTSSRTIFRIPPTLRGINPKAEKPEIVSIGPYHRGREDLLEFEEHKWFFLKRFLHRTSLKMESLVISVARLESSARRCYSEPVLMSSGDFLEMMLLDGCFVLELLFHFFRSGNAIDEDDPIFTQPWDNPDSHQGFAEAREPGSVLASRDGVFLLRLINGHRAGKRNFGHALSENVRSVYPIPAEFLKCYGYAQCHHLLDLFYMTLFPINGIHSNYPQKYRPSDQSVPCVTQLRLSGIKFKSRKTQNFLNISFEKRVLEIPSITINDFTTTVLINCIALEQCQETATSTSLITSPS